In Corylus avellana chromosome ca2, CavTom2PMs-1.0, the following proteins share a genomic window:
- the LOC132170919 gene encoding transcription factor PHYTOCHROME INTERACTING FACTOR-LIKE 15-like: MLEPTRPTMRSSLATLASMPEDEFVELVWENGQIHMRGRSGRTQKGHSCTTASSLYPSNAQAENGGNMISNDSTFSGFMGHRDSDLKFTHNNSSPNGYQFNLGPTDSQPRSARGGIPELGSSRNSSRKGDPSSSQSQASDLLIRLVNSSETQVSVDQHDRRRGALVYFSDLRPAARFQANSRSRPTCGRVVSTRVDGLKYYGKDESNPLEAEAAAIEPPSLQNQPQADVFGHRNHKSGDQLGGQTSSLAAGKPNINKFAEPPVASSSVRSFGASNDASYSLRRTYEDTEESAYPSEDFTREVEEPHQGLTSGTSAKRSRTAQVHNFSERRRRDKINKKMRALKELIPNCNKVDKASMLDEAIEYLKTLQLQLQIMSMGSSLCIPPMMLPTMMQHMCAPHLTHFSPMGMGIGCNPGGQFPTSEMPTFQMLGFPGQAFPMSVSHSPFIPLVGMPATQTVVAPGIPGAAAFGEHLASAPLTSSKDSNQK, from the exons ATGCTTGAACCAACACGACCAACGATGAGGAGCAGTCTGGCTACTCTAGCTTCTAT GCCTGAGGATGAGTTTGTGGAGCTGGTGTGGGAAAATGGTCAGATTCATATGCGAGGTCGATCCGGTAGAACCCAGAAGGGTCATTCATGCACCACTGCTTCTTCCTTATACCCTTCCAATGCTCAGGCAGAAAATGGAGGAAACATGATTTCGAATGACTCCACTTTCTCAGGTTTCATGGGTCACAGGGATTCTGATCTCAAATTTACCCATAACAATTCTTCACCAAATGGTTATCAATTCAATTTGGGTCCCACAGATTCCCAGCCTAGGTCTGCAAGGGGGGGGATTCCCGAGCTTGGTAGCTCTAGGAATAGCTCTAGGAAGGGGGACCCATCTTCCTCGCAGAGCCAAGCATCAGATTTGCTTATAAGACTAGTGAATTCAAGCGAGACCCAAGTGTCAGTGGATCAGCATGATAGAAGGCGTGGGGCACTAGTGTATTTTTCCGACTTAAGACCTGCGGCTCGTTTTCAAGCAAATAGTCGAAGCCGGCCGACATGTGGTAGAGTGGTTTCAACAAGAGTTGATGGGTTGAAATATTATGGGAAAGATGAGAGCAACCCCCTTGAGGCTGAGGCAGCAGCGATTGAACCACCTAGTCTTCAGAATCAACCACAGGCAGATGTTTTTGGGCATAGGAATCATAAATCTGGCGATCAGCTTGGAGGCCAAACATCAAGCTTAGCAGCTGGAAAACCCAATATCAACAAGTTTGCTGAGCCACCCGTTGCATCTTCTTCAGTACGCTCGTTTGGAGCTTCGAATGACGCATCATATTCTTTGAGGAGGACATATGAGGACACTGAGGAGTCGGCATATCCCAGCGAAGATTTTACAAGG GAGGTTGAAGAGCCTCATCAGGGTTTGACAAGCGGTACAAGTGCTAAGAGAAGTCGAACTGCACAAGTTCATAATTTCTCTGAAAGG AGGCGAAGagataaaattaacaaaaagatGCGTGCATTAAAAGAGCTCATACCTAATTGCAACAAG GTGGATAAAGCTTCAATGCTTGATGAGGCCATTGAGTATTTGAAAACCCTTCAGCTTCAACTACAG ATTATGTCAATGGGAAGTAGCCTTTGTATACCTCCAATGATGCTACCTACTATGATGCAACATATGTGTGCACCGCATTTGACACATTTCTCTCCCATGGGTATGGGAATTGGTTGCAACCCAGGAGGACAGTTCCCTACTTCAGAAATGCCCACATTTCAAATGCTTGGATTTCCTGGTCAAGCATTTCCCATGTCAGTTTCACATTCACCCTTCATTCCTTTGGTTGGAATGCCAGCTACACAAACAGTTGTGGCGCCCGGCATCCCCGGAGCTGCCGCCTTTGGGGAACATCTTGCTTCTGCTCCCCTAACCAGTTCAAAGGATTCCAATCAGAAATGA
- the LOC132171858 gene encoding putative pentatricopeptide repeat-containing protein At3g01580 — protein MLSIARVSVTRETVFVQRPVQLPISLVLLNQLTSTVPQNPPPTLIGQTNQIIQFTPTHHQDTTPSSQLFNHQNLFYRNLFSQLKSPPHLFEARRLHARLVVNGFFHPASTDRVFGSQLVNIYVNFGCFQGALLVFDKLPQKSNIAWNAILRGLVDRGQFSDAIQFYHLMLSQGIDPDNFTYPLVLKACSGLSALEEGRSVLEFIQFNETRHNLQRNIYVECALIDMFAKCGSLNEARRLFEKMTRKDLASWSAIICGSVQNGEWVEALCLFKRMRLVGILPDSVIVAAVLPACGRLEARHTGMAMHGCAVRSGFVSDLYVSNALVDMYCKCGDTDDAKCIFCNMEYRDAVSWSTLIAGYAQNCMYCESFELYLEMKSADLRANAITAASALPGLANLKLLKQGKEMHGYILKQGFESDAVLGSALIDMYTKCGSMREAEHIFQMMSERNISIWNSLIVGYVSHGDTDSALRIFRQIWKTKLRPNSITLVSILPLCAKMGTLAQGKEIHGYATKSSLFEVVSVGNSLIDVYCKSGDLELGIKVFNQMMVKNIVTYNTVISAHGIHGLGEEAFSFFEQMKEERIRPNKVSFIALLSACSHAGLIDKGWLLYNSMMADYHIHPEMEHYCCMVDLLGRAGNLDGALNFIKKMPVEPDINVLGSLLGACRVHNKLDLAELLGNQILQKNLKDSGYYVLLANIYASTKRWKDVSDVRTVIREKGLIKKPGSSWIQLDGCIHVFHARGIMHPQLYKIQEILKRLWFEMKVEGYMPDQSFFSHDFVIDADELINLES, from the coding sequence ATGCTGTCCATAGCTAGGGTATCAGTAACCAGAGAAACTGTCTTTGTCCAACGACCAGTTCAACTGCCAATATCGCTTGTACTTCTCAACCAACTCACTTCAACTGTCCCCCAAAACCCACCTCCCACGCTCATAGGCCAAACCAACCAAATCATCCAATTCACTCCTACGCACCACCAAGACACCACGCCATCTTCACAACTTTTCAATCATCAAAACCTTTTCTACCGCAACCTGTTCTCTCAACTCAAATCACCACCCCATCTTTTTGAAGCCAGAAGATTGCATGCTCGTCTCGTTGTTAATGGTTTCTTCCACCCCGCCAGTACTGACAGAGTTTTCGGTTCTCAGCTTGTCAACATCTATGTCAACTTTGGCTGCTTCCAGGGAGCACTTCTTGTCTTTGACAAACTACCCCAGAAGAGTAATATTGCTTGGAATGCAATACTTAGAGGTTTGGTCGATAGGGGTCAGTTTTCTGATGCAATTCAGTTCTATCACTTGATGCTTAGTCAAGGCATAGACCCTGATAATTTTACGTACCCACTTGTTCTTAAGGCTTGTTCTGGTTTATCTGCACTTGAAGAAGGAAGGAGTGTCCTAGAGTTTATCCAATTCAATGAGACCCGCCATAATTTACAGCGGAATATTTATGTTGAATGTGCTTTGATTGACATGTTTGCCAAGTGCGGCAGCTTAAATGAGGCACGGCGGTTGTTTGAAAAAATGACCAGAAAGGATTTAGCTTCTTGGAGTGCAATAATATGTGGGAGTGTGCAGAATGGGGAGTGGGTTGAGGCCTTGTGTCTGTTCAAAAGAATGAGATTAGTAGGGATATTGCCTGATTCAGTGATTGTGGCAGCTGTTCTTCCAGCATGTGGCAGACTGGAAGCTAGGCATACGGGGATGGCTATGCATGGATGTGCTGTAAGGAGCGGTTTTGTGAGTGATTTGTATGTTTCAAATGCTTTGGTAGATATGTACTGTAAATGTGGAGACACCGATGATGCAAAATGTATATTCTGCAATATGGAGTACAGGGATGCTGTCTCTTGGAGTACCTTGATAGCTGGTTATGCACAAAATTGCATGTACTGTGAGAGTTTCGAACTGTATCTTGAGATGAAGAGTGCAGACTTGAGAGCAAATGCAATAACTGCAGCAAGTGCTCTTCCTGGATTGGCCAACCTCAAATTGTTGAAACAGGGAAAGGAGATGCATGGCTATATCCTAAAACAAGGGTTTGAATCTGATGCTGTTCTGGGGAGTGCATTGATTGATATGTACACTAAATGTGGGTCAATGAGAGAAGCAGAGCACATTTTTCAGATGATGTCCGAGAGGAACATCTCAATATGGAACTCATTGATTGTAGGCTATGTTTCACATGGTGATACTGATTCAGCACTAAGGATATTTCGACAAATCTGGAAAACCAAACTGAGACCAAATTCTATAACCCTAGTTAGCATTCTTCCTTTATGCGCCAAAATGGGGACTCTTGCACAGGGAAAAGAAATTCATGGCTATGCAACTAAAAGCAGTCTCTTTGAAGTAGTTTCTGTTGGAAATTCTCTGATAGATGTGTATTGCAAATCTGGGGACCTAGAACTCGGAATAAAGGTCTTTAATCAGATGATGGTAAAGAATATTGTGACTTATAACACGGTAATATCTGCTCATGGAATTCATGGACTTGGAGAAGAGGCATTTTCATTTTTCGAGCAAATGAAGGAAGAAAGAATCAGGCCCAACAAAGTCTCTTTTATAGCACTCTTGTCAGCTTGTAGTCATGCAGGTCTAATCGACAAGGGTTGGTTATTATATAATTCTATGATGGCTGATTATCATATCCATCCAGAAATGGAACATTATTGTTGCATGGTTGACCTTCTTGGTAGAGCAGGAAACCTTGATGGTGCCttgaattttatcaaaaaaatgccTGTGGAACCGGACATAAATGTTCTGGGAAGCTTACTCGGTGCTTGCAGAGTTCATAACAAGTTGGATCTCGCTGAGCTTCTTGGGAATCAAATTCTCCAGAAAAATCTGAAAGATTCAGGCTACTATGTTCTTTTAGCCAATATATATGCCTCCACTAAGAGATGGAAAGATGTGTCAGATGTCAGAACAGTAATAAGAGAGAAAGGCTTGATTAAGAAACCTGGAAGTAGCTGGATACAGTTAGATGGCTGTATTCACGTTTTTCATGCTAGAGGCATTATGCATCCGCAGCTATATAAGATCCAAGAGATTCTGAAGAGATTATGGTTTGAGATGAAGGTTGAAGGGTATATGCCAGACCAAAGTTTCTTTTCCCATGATTTTGTAATAGATGCTGATGAGCTAATCAATCTTGAATCTTGA
- the LOC132170934 gene encoding uncharacterized protein LOC132170934 — MESGSVGEFIRTEVADWDDEAVATARFKAFSGQKSDWEAKYEFWKFLILKIARRFGLLVIRPLDVKNNWFNRGGLTPLCLDQVLMEMYSEGEIVRMGDLLDPTSGSLSLLLRKVGRNLMRIRPASTPSLQALSQDHLVLTTLLKEKSVQVVKHLCESNWTCSCVVTMSKFHDICGGPEEASAVLSHLSETGKARYLSVHKKEFLEGIKVSLSPAPVSKISNFDYDVLHLVWTTERLQQQHNVIDRRCEMSRKSALASLSSGNKKAALRHARELKLATEAREKCISLLNRVEEVLSVIANAESTKKVSEAIQIGAQAMKENRISVEEVEFCLQELDESIESQKQVDKALEATPSYTDIEDEDIEEEFKKLELEVGSGNLQVPSPKVGVDSAGGQAEPLESAESLSAAMSNLSLAENSNRESGIKNGMVAMRKKTSTNAELEAA; from the exons ATGGAGAGCGGGTCGGTGGGGGAATTCATAAGAACGGAGGTGGCCGACTGGGACGACGAAGCGGTGGCCACGGCCCGGTTCAAGGCATTTAGCGGACAGAAATCTGATTGGGAAGCGAAGTACGAATTCTGGAAGTTTCTAATTCTCAAAATCGCTCGCCGTTTCGGCCTTCTCGTCATCCGCCCTCTCGACGTGAAGAACAATTGGTTCAATCGCGGAGGCTTGACCCCTCTGTGCCTCGACCAGGTTTTG ATGGAGATGTACAGTGAAGGTGAAATCGTACGAATGGGCGATCTTCTGGACCCAACCAGTGGGTCACTTTCCCTTCTCTTGAGAAAGGTTGGACGAAACTTGATGCGTATTAGACCCGCCTCCACACCATCCCTACAAGCTCTCTCACAAGATCACCTCGTACTCACCACTCTCTTGAAg GAAAAATCTGTACAAGTTGTGAAACACTTGTGTGAAAGTAACTGGACCTGTTCGTGCGTTGTAACTATGAGTAAGTTCCATGACATTTGTGGAGGTCCGGAGGAAGCATCCGCGGTCTTGTCCCACCTCTCCGAAACCGGGAAAGCACGCTATCTCTCAGTCCATAAGAAGGAATTCCTTGAG gGCATAAAAGTTTCCTTGTCACCGGCACCAGTTTCTAAGATTTCGAATTTTGATTATGATGTTCTACATTTGGTTTGGACGACAGAAAGGCTTCAGCAACAACATAACGTCATTGACCGACGTTGTGAAAT GTCAAGAAAATCAGCCTTAGCTTCTTTGAGTTCTGGGAACAAGAAAGCGGCACTTCGGCATGCAAGGGAGTTAAAACTAGCCACTGAGGCTAGAGAAAAATGTATATCACTTCTGAACAGAGTGGAGGAAGTCCTTAGTGTTATTGCAAATGCTGAATCcacaaaaaag GTCTCTGAAGCCATCCAGATTGGTGCTCAAGCAATGAAGGAAAATAGGATCAGCGTGGAGGAAGTTGAGTTCTGTCTACAAGAACTTGATGAGAGCATTGAGTCACAAAAGCAAGTTGATAAAGCTCTTG AGGCAACTCCTTCGTACACtgatattgaagatgaagacattgaagaagaattcaaaaaatTGGAGTTGGAAGTTGGAAGTGGAAACCTTCAAGTTCCAAGCCCCAAAGTTGGGGTGGATAGTGCAGGAGGACAAGCAGAGCCATTAGAGTCTGCTGAATCTTTGAGCGCTGCAATGTCAAATCTCAGTCTTGCAGAGAATTCCAACAGGGAATCAGGAATCAAGAATGGTATGGTAGCAATGAGAAAGAAGACATCAACAAATGCTGAGCTTGAAGCTGCTTAG